Proteins from one bacterium genomic window:
- a CDS encoding RNA-binding protein: MKKLYVGNLPFSATEDEISQLFGQHGTVHSVALINDRETGRPRGFGFVEVDDDAIQAMIQALDGKELGGRALRVNEAQDRPRGGGGGGGGGGGGRGGYGGGRGGGGGGGGRW; the protein is encoded by the coding sequence GTGAAGAAACTGTACGTGGGCAACCTGCCCTTCAGCGCGACCGAGGACGAGATTTCCCAACTGTTCGGCCAGCATGGCACCGTTCACTCGGTGGCGCTGATCAATGACCGCGAGACGGGCCGTCCCCGCGGCTTCGGCTTCGTCGAAGTCGACGATGACGCCATTCAGGCGATGATCCAGGCCCTCGACGGCAAGGAACTGGGCGGCCGCGCCCTCCGCGTCAACGAGGCCCAGGACCGTCCGCGCGGCGGTGGCGGCGGCGGCGGTGGCGGCGGCGGCGGCCGTGGCGGTTACGGCGGTGGCCGTGGCGGCGGCGGTGGCGGCGGCGGCCGCTGGTAG
- a CDS encoding HNH nuclease family protein → MSLGGSYRRGGKKRGPAKAPTPEEIAKRLKELKSLASPRSNYRELSLAMHGMICAKCAREFTEKDRHLLTVHHKDGNDRNNPADGSNWENLCVYCHEDEHSRQRLADYLSGD, encoded by the coding sequence ATGTCGCTGGGCGGATCCTATCGCAGGGGCGGCAAGAAGCGCGGGCCGGCCAAGGCACCGACGCCCGAAGAGATCGCCAAGAGGCTCAAGGAACTGAAGTCGCTGGCCTCGCCCCGTTCCAACTACCGGGAATTGTCGCTGGCGATGCACGGGATGATCTGTGCGAAGTGCGCCCGCGAGTTCACCGAGAAGGACCGGCACCTGCTGACCGTCCACCACAAGGACGGCAATGACCGCAACAACCCCGCCGATGGTTCGAACTGGGAGAATCTCTGCGTCTACTGCCATGAGGACGAGCATAGCCGGCAGCGGCTGGCCGACTACCTGAGCGGCGACTGA
- a CDS encoding YfiR family protein translates to MVRTRSIAAVMALALAVTSVPALPSEPVTPEAQIKAGIVFNLALTTSWPEGSLPPTNFVIGVIGHDASDPSLTGLAGKELRRRSLVLRDPMSAAAATEAQIVYISRSRQADIRSVLDSLAGHPLLTVSDVDGFCEAGGMVQLRRDRNRIQLRVNREAAERAGLRFSSQLLKVAEIVEGGD, encoded by the coding sequence GTGGTCCGCACGCGGAGCATTGCCGCTGTCATGGCGCTGGCACTGGCGGTCACGTCCGTGCCTGCCTTGCCGTCCGAACCTGTCACGCCGGAGGCGCAGATCAAGGCGGGCATCGTCTTCAACCTGGCGCTCACCACCTCCTGGCCCGAAGGCTCCCTCCCGCCGACGAATTTCGTGATCGGCGTGATCGGGCACGACGCGTCGGATCCGTCCCTGACCGGACTCGCGGGAAAGGAGTTGCGTCGTCGCTCGCTCGTGCTGCGCGACCCGATGTCCGCCGCCGCCGCCACCGAGGCGCAGATCGTCTACATCTCGCGCTCGCGCCAGGCCGACATCAGGTCCGTCCTGGACTCGCTTGCCGGGCACCCGTTGCTGACCGTCAGCGATGTCGACGGCTTCTGCGAGGCCGGCGGCATGGTGCAGTTGCGGCGCGACCGCAATCGCATCCAGCTTCGGGTCAACCGCGAGGCGGCGGAACGGGCCGGCCTGCGTTTCAGTTCGCAACTGCTGAAGGTGGCCGAGATCGTGGAAGGGGGCGACTGA
- a CDS encoding TonB-dependent receptor: MSRPGSAIGAPALLLCALAATAPASAQPSTVSGTATDYTEFDLGQLTDMDVVYGASSYDQKITDAPAAVTVITAEEIAAHGYRTLGEVLASVRGFHVTNDRSYDYIGVRGFGRPGDYNTRVLVLHDGHTANDIIYGTASAGAELAVDLAMVKRIEVIRGPGSALYGAGAFFAVINLVTWDGDEWDATEAGIEYGSRQRQGVRAAWGGQVGDKGSLLLAADGFRTDGDDIHFAEYDDPSTNNGLSVDGDREEAGHVFAKYRRGGIQLTANWMRRDKRIPTGEWGMIFDDDGAMIRDERTAVDLSGSHPLSDAAAVRARIAYDDYECTGDYPLDNAAEGQPEERQVQHEVARGRWWSGEIQWNAHLKSHRLVAGVDARRSAAASQSSVIVEPFESLLDQEHLHENFGVYVQDEWAPSGRVSVYLGLRHDAYRSFGGTLSPRCGLVAHLDELTTVKLLYGEAFRSPNAYELYYGDGLSQKGNPDLEPERIHTWEAVGERDLGDHVRLGLSVFDNRIEELIEQYIDPVDTLLVFRNAGDARTFGAELDLDARLLPGLRGRLSVSAQRAEDRATGTLLTNAPARLVKLNLSTPRQGKAVAGALEFQHLSRRATLAGNHAPACAVVNLDLTWWTPLRGLQVDLGLDNALDQRYGDPGAEHQLQDVLARAGRRLNARATLRW, from the coding sequence GTGAGCAGACCAGGAAGCGCTATCGGGGCGCCTGCCCTCCTTCTGTGTGCGCTGGCCGCAACGGCGCCGGCGTCCGCCCAGCCGTCGACGGTATCCGGCACGGCCACCGACTACACCGAATTCGACCTCGGCCAGTTGACGGACATGGATGTGGTCTACGGTGCGTCCAGCTACGACCAGAAGATCACCGACGCGCCCGCGGCCGTCACGGTGATCACGGCCGAGGAGATCGCCGCGCACGGCTACCGCACGCTGGGCGAGGTACTGGCTTCGGTTCGCGGCTTCCATGTGACCAACGACCGCTCCTACGACTACATCGGCGTTCGCGGCTTCGGGCGTCCGGGCGACTACAATACGCGCGTCCTGGTTCTCCACGACGGGCATACGGCCAACGACATCATCTATGGAACCGCCTCGGCCGGTGCCGAACTCGCCGTGGATCTGGCCATGGTCAAGCGCATCGAGGTCATCCGTGGCCCTGGCAGTGCGCTGTACGGCGCCGGGGCCTTCTTCGCGGTGATCAACCTGGTGACCTGGGACGGCGACGAATGGGATGCGACCGAGGCCGGCATCGAGTACGGCAGCCGGCAGCGCCAGGGCGTCCGGGCCGCCTGGGGCGGACAGGTGGGCGACAAGGGCAGCCTGTTGCTGGCCGCCGACGGCTTCCGGACCGACGGCGACGACATCCATTTCGCGGAGTATGACGACCCGTCCACCAACAACGGACTGTCGGTCGACGGCGACCGGGAAGAGGCCGGACACGTCTTCGCGAAGTACCGGCGCGGCGGGATCCAGCTCACGGCGAACTGGATGCGCCGGGACAAGCGCATTCCCACCGGCGAATGGGGCATGATTTTCGATGACGACGGCGCCATGATCCGCGACGAGAGGACGGCCGTCGACCTCTCGGGAAGCCATCCGCTGTCGGATGCCGCCGCGGTGCGCGCCCGCATCGCCTATGACGACTACGAATGCACAGGTGACTATCCGCTCGACAACGCCGCGGAGGGCCAGCCCGAGGAACGGCAGGTCCAGCACGAAGTGGCCAGGGGACGCTGGTGGAGCGGCGAGATCCAGTGGAACGCCCACCTGAAGAGCCACCGCCTGGTCGCCGGCGTCGATGCGCGCCGCTCGGCGGCCGCCAGCCAGTCCAGCGTCATCGTGGAGCCGTTCGAGTCGCTTCTGGACCAGGAACACCTGCACGAGAACTTCGGGGTCTATGTGCAGGACGAGTGGGCGCCGTCCGGCCGGGTTTCCGTGTACCTGGGCCTGCGACATGATGCCTACCGCAGTTTCGGCGGCACCCTGTCACCGCGCTGCGGGCTGGTCGCGCACCTGGACGAGCTGACGACGGTCAAGCTGCTCTACGGCGAAGCCTTCCGGTCCCCGAACGCCTATGAGCTGTACTACGGGGATGGGCTGTCGCAGAAGGGCAACCCGGATCTTGAACCGGAACGCATCCACACCTGGGAAGCCGTCGGCGAACGCGACCTGGGTGATCACGTGCGGCTGGGCCTTTCGGTGTTCGACAACCGGATCGAGGAGCTCATCGAGCAGTACATCGACCCGGTCGATACGCTTCTCGTGTTCCGCAACGCGGGCGATGCCCGTACTTTCGGCGCCGAACTGGACCTCGATGCCCGCCTGCTTCCGGGCCTGCGTGGGCGCCTCAGCGTCAGCGCACAGCGTGCCGAGGACCGCGCCACGGGCACGCTCCTGACGAACGCTCCGGCCCGTCTGGTGAAACTGAACCTCTCGACGCCGCGCCAGGGCAAGGCCGTGGCCGGCGCGCTCGAGTTTCAGCACCTCAGCCGAAGGGCCACGCTGGCCGGCAACCACGCGCCGGCCTGCGCGGTGGTCAACCTGGACCTGACCTGGTGGACGCCACTGAGGGGACTGCAGGTCGACCTGGGCCTGGACAACGCCCTGGACCAGCGCTACGGCGACCCGGGCGCGGAGCATCAGCTGCAGGATGTGCTGGCGCGCGCGGGCCGCCGCCTGAACGCGCGCGCCACGCTTCGCTGGTAG